One region of Halohasta litchfieldiae genomic DNA includes:
- a CDS encoding DUF7543 family protein: MDWEQTTAEDGLEEWTRADDNASIRLRRRTDDQFAVRLDRLYQANEGRGYEYEVVENREAAEQLVDEWQAEAVPADETSE, from the coding sequence ATGGATTGGGAGCAGACGACAGCCGAAGACGGTCTCGAAGAGTGGACTCGCGCCGACGACAACGCAAGCATCCGGCTCCGTCGACGCACTGACGACCAGTTTGCGGTCCGACTCGACCGGCTGTATCAGGCCAACGAGGGACGCGGCTACGAGTACGAAGTTGTCGAAAACCGCGAAGCCGCCGAACAGTTGGTCGACGAGTGGCAGGCCGAAGCCGTTCCCGCCGACGAGACATCGGAGTAG
- a CDS encoding M24 family metallopeptidase, with amino-acid sequence MSSHADRLAACRRRLADVDADGIVCFPSRNLEYLTGFAEEPSERALFLFLTTDHEPVFFVPELAAQQIEDRTPVDRIRTWSDSEGPTEPLAELCSELGLDGGHLLVDETMWARFTQLLESILPNTTFGLADELLAELRIRKDNAELAALRRAATAADTAMTAVRELGSEAVGMTEAELASRIEAELTAAGGKEPSFELIVGSGANGAMPHHTHGDRTIESGDPVVLDFGTRVDGYPSDQTRTVVFDGEPSEEFKRVHDIVNRAQQAAIETVEPGMTAGKVDAAVREIIREAGYGEQFIHRTGHGVGLDIHEEPLIVDGSDRLLEPQMVFSVEPGVYLSGEFGVRIEDLVVVTQDGCERLNTTSREWRI; translated from the coding sequence ATGTCATCACATGCGGATCGATTGGCGGCCTGTCGACGGCGGCTTGCGGATGTCGACGCCGATGGGATCGTTTGTTTCCCGAGTCGAAATCTCGAATATCTCACCGGCTTCGCCGAGGAGCCAAGCGAGCGAGCACTGTTTTTGTTTCTGACGACCGATCACGAACCGGTGTTTTTCGTCCCCGAACTGGCCGCGCAACAAATTGAGGACCGAACTCCAGTCGACAGAATTCGAACGTGGAGCGACAGCGAGGGACCGACCGAACCGCTTGCAGAGTTGTGTTCGGAGCTTGGGCTCGACGGTGGCCACCTCCTTGTCGACGAGACGATGTGGGCGCGGTTTACCCAGCTGCTGGAGTCGATACTCCCGAATACGACGTTTGGACTGGCCGACGAGCTACTGGCTGAACTTCGGATACGGAAGGACAACGCCGAACTCGCCGCACTCCGCCGGGCTGCGACAGCTGCCGACACTGCAATGACGGCTGTTCGAGAGCTCGGCTCCGAGGCGGTCGGGATGACTGAAGCCGAACTCGCTAGCCGGATCGAAGCCGAACTCACCGCTGCTGGTGGGAAAGAACCTTCATTTGAGCTAATCGTCGGCTCGGGGGCCAACGGCGCAATGCCACACCACACCCATGGCGACCGTACCATCGAATCGGGCGACCCTGTGGTTCTGGATTTCGGAACCCGCGTCGACGGCTACCCCTCCGACCAAACCCGAACAGTTGTCTTCGACGGCGAGCCCAGCGAGGAGTTTAAAAGGGTCCACGATATCGTCAACCGGGCACAGCAGGCCGCTATCGAGACTGTTGAGCCGGGGATGACCGCAGGGAAGGTCGACGCGGCGGTCCGCGAGATCATCAGGGAGGCGGGCTACGGCGAGCAGTTCATCCACCGGACGGGCCACGGCGTCGGCCTTGATATTCACGAAGAACCACTGATCGTCGACGGTAGTGACCGCCTACTCGAACCACAGATGGTGTTTTCGGTGGAGCCGGGTGTATATCTCTCTGGCGAGTTCGGCGTCCGAATCGAGGATCTCGTGGTTGTAACTCAGGATGGCTGTGAGCGACTCAATACCACGTCGCGCGAGTGGCGTATATAA